From the genome of Perca fluviatilis chromosome 8, GENO_Pfluv_1.0, whole genome shotgun sequence:
ATGTCAAACctgtttataaataaaaatcacaatcacaatacatttatttaggCCTAGCctatatagcactttttaaaacAGATGTTACAAGACAGATAAATGAGGTAAAAGGTAAATTCTTTTAATGAACGGACTCTGAAACTAGTGCGACACAGTacccaggtaaaaaaaatagaagGAATTGTTGTATTGAAAACAATGCTTTTTGTGAATCATATATTTTGAAAGTATCACGGTGTTTTGTGGCGCATTTAACCGTTTGTCCGCTAAGAGGCGCTAAAGACTCAGTAAGCCATTGTAGTCACGTCACGTGACTTTAACAATACAAACCgcctgtttctgtttcttcttcACTAAATGGTGGATACAGATCTATGATAAAGATCATCCGTACCTACTGTCTCTGATAATAGCTCAGTAACCTTTGTACGCATGTACAAATGACGTTAAGTTTTAAAATATAACGCCAACATGTCAGAAAGGCACCGCCGGGCGCTGCCGCCATGGATGGcgaagaaggaagagaaagtGAAAAAGGAGCCGCTGAAGAGCAggagaaaacagaaaacaacacgGTAGTTGATAAACTACCAAGACAAATCCTCGGTTTTATTCTTCAGTTAAAGCTCCTTAAGTAATTTTGACTAACAAATATGCGCGGCTGTGTTTTCAGGGCTGCTTTCTACTGTATGAACGAGAAAGAGCTGGTAGAGGCAGCTGTTTCATATCTTACCAACGCTGCCTGCGCGGACGTGGATCTCCTGACTGACCAAAAGGTGGcgctgtttctctctttttcaacGTTTGaaatggaggggggggggaatgccATAACATATTGATATTTATATATGAATCAAATAGCCTATCAAAATGAAAACATCCAAATGTTGTTCAGATTATGTAAAACAatcaaaactgtaaaataaatgcatatgTGTTCAAAtcaaaaattatatttacatatcGTGATACAGGCTTATTGCTTTTTCAAGTATATGCAAAACATATGTCGTCCACTTAGTAGTATACAGTACCTGTGGCCCAAGTCTGTGCCTCTCAGATAAACTTAGGTgtggaaaaagtaaaaagaaaaaaatatatataaacatttttaaatcatatCTCACCATTTTAGTAGTGGATGTAAAATGCAATATATTCCCAAGAGCGCTGTGTAAAACTGTGAGTGATTGATCTCCCCACACAGGTTGAAGACAAAGCGATAGCAAAGCCGGTGACTTTAGAGGAGGAGTCCTTAGACTGCGGTGATGCCCCGGAGAAGACGTATGTGTCAGAAACAGACTTAGACATTACAGAGGTGGAAACAGTGCCGTACGCTAAGAGCCCGCAGCATCAGGGACctgggggtcagaggtcaggaccAGTACAGGATCGTGGTGGTCTTGTGAATGTTGGACTGGACGCTGAGGAAAAAGAGGAGCACTCACAGATGCCGGCAGAGGCAGCAGAGGAGGATGATGCTATGCGGCTTGTGCGAGAAATCTTTTTCACCTGACCACTGAAATGTGAACtaagctttaaaggaacacgccgacttattgggacttattcaccgtaacccccagagttagagaagtcgatacacacccttctcatctccgtgcgtgttgtaactctgtctgacgcccccagcgctagcttagcctagcacagatcctggaggtaacaggtTCCAAcaagcctactgctccgaataagtgacaaaataacggcaaCATGTTTCTATTTAcatgttatgatttgtatagacacagcgtgtacaaataacaaggtcacatgagacacagacatcttctaaccatacacaaactgggaactatattctcagaaaggcgaagcactgctacttctgctacttgggcggagtgatttgctcgcagcacctgaagccctgtggtgaggagcagagagtttgcctggagttcgctcagagttggaggaatagagtcaacaattactagatagtaaaagcatagtgaccttgttatttgtacaccctgtgactatacatatcacaacatgtaaacaggaacatgttggcgttattttgtcacttattgggagcagtaggctagttggaccCGGTTACCTCAGGATCTTTTAATGTAAAGGCTAACTAGAACAATTCTACACAGAAAAAGGTATCTATTAATCTACTCAGAAGTAGGCTAAAAATCCCAATAAATTGCATTGTTTTGTTATAAGGTTTGGGGGTGCAATAAACGGAAAATATTCTCTTGGAGGGGAATGCAATCCACATTACAAATCCACCAGACAACTCCTCTATAAAGCTACAAATTTGAGAACTGATCCTTTAATTGATGTAAAATTTGGCACAGCTCCACAAACAGTGGATAGAAATACTGACACCTTTAAGTTACCAAAGTTTTTGCATCGACATTAGGTGTATACTTCTAATGACAGCATCTAAAATCCAATTTTCTGTAAGAAAACTTAATTAAGCATCCTGCAGTGTGTTAATGAAGCTGCTATATCCTTTACATCCCACTGTATGGTTTCATTTAACTGGCTGTGGGTACACACGTGAATTTATGGAAATTCCTTTAACACAGATAACATGGTATTTTGTAAATTTTAAACTAGATTTGTGAAAAAGAGCATTTCACTGAAAGCTTAAACCAGAAAGCCAAAAAACGTTTGATGTTGTTCTTTGATAATGAATGTGAAACTGACAGCAGCTGTGGTAATGTTAAAGTACATCACCCATAGTTGTAGAGATATATGCTTCAACCAGAAGACCTGTGCTTGCATGAGCAAAGCACTGAACACTATTTCATGCGCACTCTACTGTAGCTGTACCTGTTGCCTTTTTGTATCCAGGTTTTCTCCTGATGTCACCACAGATTAAAGCGGCACATTGATATTGGACTGGAATCTCACAGAGTATAGACTTATTTTGAATgggaatgtactgtatgttcactagatattgtacttttttccacaaattgtaatttcccccctggggatcaataaattattattattactttaatatttaaattaGCAATTGTTTGTACGCACAgtattgcatttttttcttcttgaatAAGCCCAAACTTAAGTGTGGGCTCCAGCAACTgtcagcacagtctcttttagTTTACTACCTTTTGACACAGTTTTATTGTCTTGAGCACCTATCCACCAGGTGCGCATATCACAAAAAGCAggccattttttttaattaaacactTGTCCTGGCCATCACTTACACAAACCAGTTTGTGTAGAATTCAAAAAAACTGTTACAGCACTACAGTATGCATTACAGGATGTTTTAgtctatttaagaaaaaaaagcaggtttGTCATAAAATCTGTCAATAAAATTCTTGGTTTTCAGCAGCAAATGCCCGAACGCAAAGAAAGCAAAGGACATTTAACATAATAATGTAATTTGAATTGTAGAAAGACAATAACACTGTTTTGATAATACCTTCATCAAGAACTTTGACCCATCTACTCCCAGTGATCCTCTCCCCTGACACAGGCGCTCAGCACAGTTATGATAAACAGCTCAAAtggcacacccacacagacataGAACCAAATGGTCATGTGTTCCAAGCTCAGATACGACTGATAGAGTATCAGAAAAACTATAATGCCAGCCAGCATCAGTAGGCTTGATGCAGCCTGGCAGGCCATGCTGAACCTGAGTGTTGCTGTGTCTTTGGCGTAAGCTGCTAGCAGCACGGCCATCAGGGCAAAGGCCACAAGCACCACAGGAATGTACAAACCCAGGATAACCGCTGTTGCAAGGATGTTAATTTTTATCTCAGATTCAGCTCCACTGACAGGTCTGCTGTAGTTGCAGGACAGTTCGCCATGTTGACGTGTTAGACAGAAGTGAAAGGGGCTGATGAGGGCTTCGCTGGAGAGGATGAACACACCAGCAAAGAGCACCAGACACGTTAACATCTGAATGAAGATGAGCAGGAGAAACACCGAAATCCAAAGGAAGAGCCCTGTGGATCTCTTCGCAGAGAGAACAGCCATAACTGAAGATGTCTTAGGCCTTATGTCCCCTGACCTGGGGATTTAATATTCATGTTGACAGAAATTAATTAATAACACTTCATCATTTGGAAAAACAATCATAAGAGTGCTCGTTAGTAGGCAAAAAGGTACACAAATTCAATATGTCTGCATGAACATAATTCAGTATCGTCTGAGTGATCTTCAAGAATCCGCTTTGGATGGGACGGTTCTCTACTTCTCAGCATAATAAACTTGTGCTACAGCAATATATGTGtcacatatttaatatttaacccAACAGTGGGTCAGCTGATCAGCTTCTTCATCATGACCACATTGGACTGTAGTCAACACTGAAACCACTAGCTTTGAAGTATCAGTTTTAAAAGCTAGTAATTATTTTGAAACATGGTTTAGTGGTGATCATTTTGAAACGTATGGTAAACATTTTGAAACATGGATTAGTAGTGATCATTTTGAAAGGTATGGTAAACATTTTGAAACATGGATTAGTAGTGATCATTTTGAAAGGTATGGTAAACATTTTGAAACATGAGTCAGTGATGATTATTTTGAAACTAGTGGTGATCATTTTGAACGTCAAGAAGTGATCCATGGCTGGATATAAAGGTTGATTATGTAAAACGAGTAGGCTAGTTTAATTTTGAGTTGTTTACCTACGTTTGTTAAATCAATCTGGCTCGGGAAGTGTAGTGGCCTGGGGTTGGTGTAGGCTACGGCACGCGCATAGACCGGGAACGCGCATTTGCAGGAGTCTTCTCCACTGGTGCGCGCTTCGACAGACAGTTGGACGTGCGTCTTCTCCAAGTTGGGAGTGCGACATCCTCTGCAACGTTATTTACTTTTACTGAATCGCAACAAAGTTCAAACGGTAGGTTCTTATTACTTACTTCCCGTTATAACTGTTATAACTGATTTGACTTCTACATTTTGGATAGATGTTCTAAGTTTGTTCAGCACGACAGGGAGGCGGGGTCGTCTGTAAGGGTTTCTTTGTTCGTTTTGCTTTGACCAACAATTAATGACAATTAGCATACGGATATTGTTTGTgttgataataataattacaatcgGAATATTTGTCATGCCATTCATAATTAAACAGTTTGAACGACATGCGGATATGTTTCTTCTAATAGGCAGCACAACTGGATCAAGGTGTGGTTATTATAGAACAATTAAAAAATGCAAACTAAGGCAAATCACAAATATAGTTTTCCTGACATAGGGGGCTGTTACGTGATCTTGGCAAACGTTTTCAGTGCACGTCTAAACGCGTCCAGATTTGGTTTCTAATGGAGTTAAGACCTGAGAGGTGACATGCCGTGCAAAACAGGcaagaaaagagataacaaatgGATCCCCTCGGGCACTCCAGAAACTTTTACTATATAGACACGCACAAATCTCAGACACTATATAGTACATGCTGTACCGGGGAGGGTAAAAGAGAACACAATGTACCTTAGAACACTCACTGGGATCTTTTCTGCTCAACGAGTTTAGTGCATCTTGACAAGTATAACAAGTTGCTATtctacattttttgttgtttttgtaaccTTTATCAATTGCATATTCATGAATTTGGGAGAAAAGCTTCAACTTGTAATGCAATGCCTGCAACAGGAATGTTATGTAATATTGAGCTAAAGAAAAAGCTTGACATTACTTTTTTGTAATCACTTAAATACTAGAActtgacatttcattatttaaagTATAATTGTATTCTCATTTGTCTCATTTCTTCAGGTTCATCATGGGAAACCAATTAAACAGGCGAGGAGCCCTAGGCAACAGTGCTGAAACTGATGAAACTGAACAGGAGCCTGCACAACCAGCAGAAGACTCTGAGATAACGTTGACTCAGGAGGTCATTCAGGCAGAGAACCTAGATGTGGTGATGGGGGAGCCAGTAACACTAATGGCATGTTTACCCACTGAAGAATGTGTCTCAGAGTGTCAAGTGATAGAGGCTCCTGCTGCATCAGACCCATTAACTGATGCTGAACCAGAGCCTGTGGCAAAGGAAACCCCAGCTCCAGTCCAACCCGAGCCTCTGGTCAGCAAACCATCACCTCCAGAATCCGATCCAAAACCTGTTGCTGAAGCTCAGCTCGCTCCAGAGTCAGTTCCCGAACCAGAGCCAGTTCCTGAACCAGAGCCAGTTCATGAACCAGAGCCAGTTCCTGAACCAGAACTAGTTCCCGATCCAGAGCCAGTTCCCGAACCAGAGCTAGTTCCCGAACCAGAGCCAGTTCCCGAACCAGAGCTAGTTCCTGAACCAGAGGCAGAAGTTGAGACAGACCCTGAACCCATCTCAGAGTCAGTACCAGCCCCAGCTGAGGCTCTGGAGGAGAAGACAGACCTGCTTAGCCAAGAGTCTCTCCCTGAGCCAGTGATTTCTTCACCCCCTTTGATCGACCTGGGTGTCCCTGATGTAACTCCCCAACCTATTGACATTCCAGTTTCCATCACCGCCCCAGTCAATGCAGACGAGCCCTCAGACATCCCGGTGACCAAGGAATACCAAGAGAGTGCTGAGGTTGAAGAGAGTGAGGACACATCAGAACCTCTGGAAAAGCTGACGGGGGTGCAGGCTGCAGGGAATTTGGAGCAGCTTGTGAGCGACATCAACGAGGAAAGTGTTTGTGGACTGCTGAAGAACTTAGAGCTGAAAGGAAATGACCTGGCCGCTGATATCATTCCCGCTGATGTCGAGATCCCTGATGCCATGAGCACTTCCACTGAGCTGATGTGAAACCATGGAAGAGGATTCATTAAATAAGTGAATGGATATTTTTCTGTGAAACCCTCTTTAGCCATTATATGAATTCTGAAAGAATCACAGATGCAATGTTTTTACTACTCACTTTAGTGGCCTTATACAGGCAAAAAGGTATTTCTCTTTCTAAATGAACCAAATGTGCCAAAATGTGTATTGGTGGGGCTTTAACAGCACAGGGGTTATTATCAGTGTACTTTGGTGTATTGCTGGACAATAGAGATCTTCCTCTATGCAAGTGCACCAAGAAAGAATTTAAATGAATTTCTTTGAGAGTAAAATAAAGCCATTGCTATATATAACAAcacctgacaaaaaaaaaggttgaaggCAAGAATTGTCATGTTGATCGAGAACAAAGTGAAAAGCAAAACCTTTTTGAGGAGGATATGTGCATCAAGTGAATGCAAAACAATAGGCAAGGGACAGCAGCAATGCAACCAAAGATGGAGACAGTATATGCATACCGCTTTATAGCAGAATAGTGTCCAATAAACATTTATGCCTTAACATAATCATGTTTGGACTTTGTAATATTCTTTGtctttattgtatatattttcattacaataatgggattttttttttaacttttaaactAGGTAGTGGCTTGcttgtgaaaataaaaacattattctACATGTGTTACGGTGATTGTCCCTGactgtcccttttttttttactacaagATATTGTTATGTTGAAGATTTGGGGAATGGAAAATAGGTTAAGATCAAGATAAAAGCGAGTTGGTGTTATACTTAACATTCATCAGCTGTGAGGTCACAACATCTACAGTAGCTGTAGGCTCGTCCCGTCATTCTGAATGTGGAACAAGACTGAGCTTGCCAGTGCAGAGCATGGATCTGTTAAATGCATGTATTGGAACAATTGGAGCTTTCTCCAATTTTAGAGCATGTTTTGTAACACACCAGTACATGTATGGAACACAGTGTACATATGGAAATCAAATTCCAGCCAACACAGCATAGATTACGTAAGAGAGACAGTGCCTCCTCAGTCTTGTGGGAGAGAGGATGAGAGTGGAGAGACGAAGCCACATTCTTTCCAAAGGAAGGAGGTTTTCGGGGGCTCTGGGTCAAAAGTCCTTAGTGTGACTGTTTCAGTCCATGAGAATTCTGCTCCTCACATGCCTCTCCCACCGCACTCATCTTACCCTCACTGCATTGCTATCCCAACATCTTGACCAAGTAGTCAGTGGCTTGGTATGAGAAGCTGAAAAATTCAACTTAAAAAATAACTGACTTTGCCAATTTGACAGGAATACTAAGAATGACACTGTGATGTCATCAATTTAACTATTgatatacaatattaaatgtatATCAGAAAATCATTGTGCATCACTTATGTATTCTACAGTTTCATCATACTAAGTCCCACTCCCAATAAACATTTATCTGGTCCAGCCACACCTAACCTTTACAGCCTACGCCTCAGGGCATGGCAACCGGGTAAGTCCCATGGTTTTGGCAACACACTGATGAGTCCCCGTGGAGAGGGAGAGGCACTCTTCAGACAGTGATCTCAGTCAAACTAGCCTTTAGTAGAGGATACAGTTAGTAGACTCACGGAGCTGCTTCTTGATTCAGATTAACAGCTGATTTGAACCATTTGTGATTCCTGTCATACCAGAGGCTTTCAGCTCAATAAACAAAAGTGCTGGACTTGAGTCTGCCCTCTCCTTGTTGATTTCCTGCCTCACTATGGACACTATGGCCAaagcacaaaaacaaagaaaacagaacTTGGTATTTGCTTCTCTgacactgtacagtatgtcaaggaagtaacacacaccacacacacacacacacacacacacacacacacacacacacacacacacacacacacacacacacacacacacacatatatatttcttttgttttgcttaAGTAACTTGTtgaaagatattaaaaaaaagcaatgcaTGTATAGAGTAATGGCGCACTACACAACAGACTTTACAGTAACTTGGGTCAAATCACATTCAAAAAGATGTTCTGACATTgtgattatttatgaaaaaacaaaaactattaTATGCTTCTTTAAAAAATTCAGATCCAATGGTATCCAAACTGGTACACAGCAAACCTGATCTGGCCCAAAGAACAATTATGACACAGCATTAGTATACGTGTTTGCCAACGTGTTTAGGGCTGGGTCTTTTTACTGCCACAACTCATCAACACATTGTGCTGTTGTAATCAAATCAGGCAGACCTACATGTGGCAACACAGTGGTGGTGATTCATCAATAGGTGGTGCTACAACGAAAC
Proteins encoded in this window:
- the si:ch211-127m7.2 gene encoding cell cycle regulator of non-homologous end joining, encoding MSERHRRALPPWMAKKEEKVKKEPLKSRRKQKTTRAAFYCMNEKELVEAAVSYLTNAACADVDLLTDQKVEDKAIAKPVTLEEESLDCGDAPEKTYVSETDLDITEVETVPYAKSPQHQGPGGQRSGPVQDRGGLVNVGLDAEEKEEHSQMPAEAAEEDDAMRLVREIFFT
- the LOC120564578 gene encoding proteoglycan 4-like, with the protein product MGNQLNRRGALGNSAETDETEQEPAQPAEDSEITLTQEVIQAENLDVVMGEPVTLMACLPTEECVSECQVIEAPAASDPLTDAEPEPVAKETPAPVQPEPLVSKPSPPESDPKPVAEAQLAPESVPEPEPVPEPEPVHEPEPVPEPELVPDPEPVPEPELVPEPEPVPEPELVPEPEAEVETDPEPISESVPAPAEALEEKTDLLSQESLPEPVISSPPLIDLGVPDVTPQPIDIPVSITAPVNADEPSDIPVTKEYQESAEVEESEDTSEPLEKLTGVQAAGNLEQLVSDINEESVCGLLKNLELKGNDLAADIIPADVEIPDAMSTSTELM